A genome region from Carassius gibelio isolate Cgi1373 ecotype wild population from Czech Republic chromosome A23, carGib1.2-hapl.c, whole genome shotgun sequence includes the following:
- the LOC127944392 gene encoding E3 ubiquitin-protein ligase MARCHF9-like, producing MFKNRIRMFFNELKVLVFMRSGSGRSDSDAEPNRPSSSMRGFGMGGCGWPPFADCSSRDDEEEYYGSDPRPRSLAFEEKDPRLQAGLDAVSLSSSTGSGMRTPQCRICFQGPEQGELLSPCRCDGSVRCTHQPCLIRWISERGSWSCELCYFKYQVLAISTKNPLQWQAISLTVIEKVQIAAIILGSLFLLASISWLVWSSLSPSAKWQRQDLLFQICYGMYGFMDIVCIGLIIHEGSSVYRIFKRWQAVNQQWKVLNYEKSKDLGDPVSSSSKAGIRGARSTPHGLASGSRGRQRVRRLRTILNHHCGYTILHILSQLRPSDTRLGTATNREVVMRVTTV from the exons ATGTTCAAGAACCGGATCCGCATGTTTTTTAACGAACTGAAGGTGCTGGTTTTCATGCGATCCGGTTCTGGACGCTCCGACAGTGACGCAGAGCCGAACAGACCCAGCAGCAGCATGAGGGGGTTCGGGATGGGCGGCTGCGGTTGGCCGCCCTTCGCTGACTGCTCCAGCCGCGACGACGAGGAAGAATACTACGGAAGCGACCCCAGGCCCAGGAGTCTGGCGTTTGAGGAGAAAGACCCGAGACTGCAGGCGGGCCTGGACGCGGTCAGCCTCTCCAGCAGCACGGGCAGCGGCATGAGAACACCTCAGTGTCGAATCTGCTTCCAAGGGCCCGAGCAG GGGGAGCTGTTGAGCCCATGCCGCTGCGACGGCTCCGTGCGCTGCACCCACCAGCCCTGTCTGATTCGCTGGATCAGCGAGAGAGGCTCCTGGAGCTGTGAGCTCTGCTACTTCAAGTACCAAGTCCTGGCCATCAGCACCAAGAACCCTCTGCAG TGGCAGGCGATTTCTCTGACGGTGATTGAGAAGGTGCAGATCGCTGCCATTATCCTGGGCTCACTCTTCCTCCTCGCCAGTATCTCGTGGCTGGTGTGGTCTTCTCTCAGCCCGTCGGCCAAGTGGCAGCGCCAGGACCTGCTCTTCCAGATCTGCTACGGCATGTACGGCTTCATGGACATTGTGTGCATAG GCCTCATAATCCACGAGGGCTCATCCGTGTACAGAATCTTCAAGCGATGGCAGGCTGTAAACCAGCAGTGGAAAGTACTGAACTATGAGAAGTCGAAGGACTTGGGAGACCCGGTGAGCTCCAGCAGTAAGGCAGGCATCCGCGGTGCACGCAGCACCCCTCACGGCCTGGCCAGCGGCAGCAGGGGGCGCCAGCGAGTGCGCCGGCTAAGGACTATCCTCAACCACCACTGCGGCTACACCATCCTCCACATCCTCAGCCAGCTGCGGCCCAGCGACACGCGGCTCGGAACCGCCACCAACCGCGAGGTGGTGATGCGAGTCACGACCGTATGA